Proteins from one Desmodus rotundus isolate HL8 chromosome 9, HLdesRot8A.1, whole genome shotgun sequence genomic window:
- the SMG8 gene encoding nonsense-mediated mRNA decay factor SMG8 — MAVPVSLRELLMGAPACNDPESPEGPPAEGGGSVASAPEPPWREDEICVVGIFGKTALRLNSEKFSLVNTVCDRQVFPLFRHQDPGDPGPGIRTEADAVGEAGGAGDPGAGASDPVRGGVAAAESNQTEPGLQDYSLLQAYYNQESKVLYLLLTSICDNSQLLRACRALQSGEAGGGLPLPHAEAHEFWKHQEKLQCLSLLYLFSVCHILLLVHPTCSFDITYDRVFRALDGLRQKVLPLLKTAIKDCPVGKDWKLNCRPCPPRLLFLFQLNGALKVEPPRNQDPAHPDKPKKHSPKRRLQHALEDQIYRIFRKSRVLTNQSINCLFTVPANQAFVYIVSGSQEEDPVGMLLDQLRSHCTVKDPESLLVPAPLSGPRRYQVMRQHSRQQLSFHVDSSSSSSSGQLVDFTLREFLWQHVELVLSKKGFDDSVGRNPQPSHFELPTYQKWISAASKLYEVAIDGKEEDLGSPTGELTSKILSSIKVLEGFLDIDTKFSENRCQKALPMAHSAYQSNLPHNYTMTVHKNQLAQALRVYSQHARGPAFHKYAMQLHEDCYKFWSNGHQLCEERSLTDQHCVHKFHSLPKSGEKPEAERNPPVLYHNSRARSTGACNCGRKQAPRDDPFDIKAANYDFYQLLEEKCCGKLDHINFPIFEPSTPDPAPAKNESSAPPDAEADRLKEKEPQTQGESTSLSLALSLGQSTDSLGTYPADPQAGGDNPEVHGQGEVKTEKRPNLVDRQASTVEYLPGMLHSNCPKGLLPKFSSWSLVKLGPAKSYNFHTGLDQQGFIPGTNYLMPWDIVIRTRADDEGDLDTNSWPAPNKAIPGKRSAVVMGRGRRRDDIARAFVGFEYEDSRGRRFMCSGPDKVMKVLGSGPKESALKALNSDMPLYILSSSQGRGLKPHYAQLMRLFVVVPDAPLQIILMPQVQPGPPPCPVFYPEKQEITLPPDGLWVLRFPYAYVTERGPCFPPKENVQLMSYKVLRGILKAVTQ, encoded by the exons ATGGCGGTTCCTGTGAGCTTGCGAGAGCTTCTAATGGGAGCGCCAGCCTGCAACGACCCTGAAAGTCCGGAGGGGCCCCCCGCCGAGGGCGGAGGGAGCGTGGCCAGCGCACCGGAGCCTCCTTGGCGAGAGGATGAGATCTGCGTGGTGGGAATCTTCGGCAAGACGGCCCTGCGACTGAATTCCGAGAAGTTCTCACTTGTGAACACCGTGTGCGACCGACAGGTCTTTCCCCTTTTTCGCCACCAAGATCCTGGGGATCCAGGTCCTGGAATCAGGACCGAGGCTGACGCCGTcggggaggctggtggagccggggaccctggggctggggcctcggATCCAGTTCGTGGAGGTGTAGCTGCCGCGGAAAGTAACCAAACGGAGCCAGGCTTGCAGGACTACAGCCTTCTGCAAGCCTATTACAATCAGGAAAGTAAAGTTCTGTATCTTCTTCTCACTTCCATCTGTGACAATTCCCAGCTTCTGCGGGCTTGTCGGGCCCTTCAGAGTGGGGAAGCTGGAGGCGGTCTCCCTTTACCTCATGCAGAAGCACACGAGTTCTGGAAACATCAAGAGAAACTGCAGTGCCTCAGTCTCCTTTACCTTTTCTCTGTCTGTCATATCCTGCTTTTAGTCCATCCCACTTGTTCCTTTGACATCACTTATGATCGAGTATTCAGAGCCCTGGATGGGCTGAGACAGAAAGTACTGCCCCTCCTCAAAACAGCCATTAAGGATTGTCCAGTTGGCAAAGACTGGAAACTAAACTGCCGGCCCTGCCCACCTAgactccttttcctctttcaacTCAATGGAGCCCTTAAAGTGGAACCCCCTCGGAACCAAGACCCAGCTCATCCAGACAAGCCCAAGAAGCATTCTCCCAAAAGGAGGCTGCAACATGCCCTGGAGGACCAGATTTATAGAATCTTCCGGAAAAGTCGTGTCTTGACTAATCAGAGTATCAACTGCCTCTTCACTGTGCCTGCCAACCAAGCTTTTGTGTACATAGTTTCGGGAAGCCAGGAGGAGGACCCAGTAGGCATGTTGCTGGACCAACTTAGGAGTCATTGTACTGTGAAGGACCCTGAATCTTTACTGGTGCCTGCACCCCTTTCTGGTCCCAGGCGATACCAAGTGATGAGGCAACACAGCCGACAGCAACTTTCTTTCCACGTTGACAGCAGCAGTTCCAGTTCTTCAGGGCAGCTAGTGGATTTCACTCTTCGGGAATTCCTATGGCAGCATGTGGAGCTAGTGCTAAGCAAGAAAGGTTTTGATGATAGTGTGGGCAGGAACCCACAGCCTTCCCATTTTGAACTTCCCACTTACCAGAAGTGGATCTCAGCAGCTTCAAAACTGTATGAAGTAGCTATTGATGGGAAAGAGGAGGACCTGGGGTCTCCCACTGGAGAGCTAACATCTAAGATTTTAAGCAGTATTAAAGTCTTGGAAGGGTTTTTGGATATTGACACCAAATTCTCAGAAAACCGGTGCCAAAAAGCTTTACCCATGGCTCATAGTGCCTATCAGTCAAATTTGCCTCATAATTACACAATGACTGTCCATAAGAATCAGCTTGCCCAGGCGCTGCGAGTATACAGTCAGCATGCTAGGGGTCCAGCCTTTCACAAGTATGCCATGCAGTTACACGAGGACTGCTACAAGTTTTGGAGCAATGGCCATCAACTCTGTGAGGAGAGGAGTTTAACTGATCAACATTGTGTACATAAATTTCACTCATTACCTAAATCAG GAGAAAAGCCAGAGGCTGAAAGAAACCCTCCTGTGCTGTATCACAATAGCCGAGCTCGGTCCACTGGTGCCTGTAACTGTGGAAGGAAACAAGCACCTCGAGATGATCCCTTTGATATCAAGGCAGCTAACTATGACTTTTATCAG CTTCTGGAAGAAAAATGTTGTGGAAAATTGGATCATATCAATTTCCCAATATTTGAACCAAGTACTCCAGATCCTGCACCTGCCAAAAATGAATCTTCTGCCCCTCCAGATGCAGAAGCTGAcagacttaaagaaaaagaacctcAAACCCAAGGAGAGAGCACAAGCCTGAGTTTAGCTTTGAGTTTAGGCCAGTCCACAGATAGTTTAGGTACCTATCCAGCTGATCCACAAGCAGGAGGAGATAATCCAGAAGTTCATGGTCAAGGAGAAGTAAAAACTGAGAAGAGACCAAACTTGGTTGATCGACAGGCATCCACAGTTGAGTATCTCCCAGGCATGCTGCATTCAAATTGCCCGAAAGGTCTCCTGCCCAAATTCTCGAGCTGGTCTTTGGTTAAACTAGGCCCTGCTAAGTCTTACAACTTTCATACAGGTTTGGACCAACAGGGCTTCATTCCAGGAACAAACTATCTTATGCCTTGGGACATTGTCATCAGGACCAGAGCTGATGATGAAGGAGACCTAGACACAAATTCTTGGCCTGCTCCAAATAAAGCTATTCCTGGAAAGAGAAGTGCAGTCGTAATGGGAAGGGGAAGACGGCGAGATGACATAGCACGGGCCTTCGTGGGCTTTGAATACGAAGACTCTCGAGGTCGGAGGTTTATGTGCTCAGGACCTGACAAAGTAATGAAAGTATTGGGAAGTGGACCAAAGGAATCAGCTTTAAAAGCCCTGAATAGTGATATGCCCTTATATATTCTGTCATCATCTCAGGGTAGAGGGCTAAAACCACATTATGCTCAACTGATGAGGCTTTTTGTTGTGGTTCCTGATGCTCCCTTGCAGATAATACTAATGCCTCAG GTTCAGCCAGGTCCACCCCCATGTCCAGTATTCTACccagaaaaacaagaaatcaCTCTCCCACCTGATGGCCTCTGGGTTTTGAGATTTCCCTATGCATATGTGACAGAGAGAGGACCGTGTTTCCCCCCGAAGGAAAACGTGCAGTTAATGAGTTACAAGGTGCTCCGGGGGATTCTTAAAGCAGTAACACAATAA